The Pyrenophora tritici-repentis strain M4 chromosome 10, whole genome shotgun sequence genome contains a region encoding:
- a CDS encoding Polyketide synthase module protein: MVFSDTKPMPIAIVGFGCRFPGDVTNGDKLWDMLMDRRSARTEVPGDRFNIQAFYNPDGDRYGTCNNRGGHYLTEDVSLFDAPFFSISPAEAMAMDPMQRLLLEVTYEALENSGAPLSRVSGSKTSCYIGCFTKDYEEMQRRDVELAPKYQSTGASQTMLSNRLSHFFNLKGPSISIDTACSSGLVAVHLACQSLRSGESTMAIAGGSNLILSPDIQAEMSDMHFLGPDSISYAFDDRANGYARGEGIGVIILKPLDLALRDNDPIRAIIRGTAASSDGRTPGITMPSKDAQINLIRSAYHAAGVDVSETGYFEAHGTGTAAGDPIESGAIGDVFAASRPCRKAAATEEAIPLPIGSIKTNIGHLEGASGIAGIMKAMLSVEKGIIAPNLWFQRGNPAIDFEAWRIEVPTEPKEWPLDGLRRASVNSFGYGGTNAHIILDDAHHFLQLYHRQVSHSRNDSGFVSPVNDSCPVATPRPRLFLQSANDERSVRQMAQALINHLQVREVFNEDQFLDDLAYTLCERRTRFSYTAAVVATHKSDLETKLQHVRPVSSSTTKSPRIAFIFTGQGAQWWGMGRELLHYPAFRLSLQRCSTVVASLGADWSLMEELLKGKDTSRVNEATYSQPLCTALQIALVDLLATWNIEPQSVVGHSSGEIAAAYATGALNIESAMTIAFFRGSLSPKVKGMGYKGCMMAVGLSEDEANNEIDSLGDSLGKVVVACVNSPRGVTISGDVDAINNLQKALDAKGIFARALQVDTAYHSHHMQVIAEEYLSRLQEAQVTVQNTDGRVTMFSSVTENIVDQTSLGAEYWVSNLVGSVRFAGALEKLCTSNPSEGTPSADILLEVGPHALFKLPVKETLENMAGNKSHIQYFSTLIRNKPANVTALDAAGSLFSYGHPVDLHAINFPSEPKQPLSVLTNLPQYTWNHTRSYWCESRLSRDYRFRQFARTDILGAPAIDWNPMEPRFRNFMRLREQPWLSDHMVQGDILFPACGFLCMAIEACRQMSVISPSTFLPAGATAVGEYRLREVNISRALVVPDSDEGVETSFSMRCRSNTSRSSSDAWHEFTIYSYTTEGGWVENCNGLLSVTDQTATDDQLVGECLRKWTSAHSASVRKLETDKFYSTADSIGLSYGPMFQGLQNISIDPKYPNQATGVIEVTDTKSVNPKQFEHDRLLHPATLDTFLQLGLAALGGADLVQLKGAMVPTFIEEISVSADISAQIGDRLNVLVKAERFGTREATGDIFAIDPITSKPVVLMDGFKFVAINTINESSKTQVSPKHCYKPVWEPDVELIDREHLNRELQAAPRPDDRPKTVRELELLSYYFIDKALQQVTEEEAAGMLPHHQKFYQNLCELREAVLNKSHPQQTEEWQQLHTPEVASKLEALVEHYRNHQTAYDGKLLVRVGEALPAVFRQEVEPLALMTHENLLEDYYTTAVGMPNTYAQISRYTSLLSHKYPNLDYLEIGAGTGGATVPTLRGLSGREESQAYPRLGSYTYTDISSYFFQRAAEKFEEFSQFMKFKKLDVEHDPETQDFKPASYDVIVAANVLHATSDMHRTMTHARKLLRPGGRLILLEMTNRLLAASVIFGTLPGWWNASEEWRTGGPLLTESQWENLLHSTGFSSLQASSPDVLDPLEEGTRLMIATAVEAKPVVSNGLITPPERPRFIILCPDSRIRMTRLDMPLALKSRLERAGLQTQLMSLSKIDSQNLDRTVCISFVELEESLLANPTSSDMKRLQKIAETSSGLVWVTRGAASSDVDCPELAVFQGLARTLRAENEGFSCVTVDLDAKERLPAHKVAELLFNMHEKQLVPGQRFGLADSEFVEQGGVLHIKRALPAEKLNQFLVARTDAGKLQPQLETVLQEGRPLKLSSSNTSATGPFVFDQDIDFSRPLQANFVEIEVHATSLNAQDVGILNGGHSTGKLAQGCTGIITKTGRHVDNLAVGGRVVAWCPDSFATHVRLPATFAHKIPEHVTFEVAATLPVAHATAQYALSYVAHLETSETVFIHEAADAVGQAGIQIALNKGAKIFATVRSEEEKTFLTEIYGIESTCIFSSYDLKFVVGLRRATRGRGVDVVLNTMTGEALQATFSCVAPFGRLVDLHTKRTDRLEMAPFERSVSFMSVDIGLLYSRKPKVAAEVFQEAMDVAVTGEMIQRQTVKAMPWSSLKEAIHMVQDGSQVVMVPRADDKVLVVQKPPPSISLDPSASYLLAGGLGGLGRSIAQWLVQHGAKNLIFLSRSGAASPSAQTFISTLHTSHIRTAILACDISDHLSLSDQLTTTLKTFPPIKGIIQAAMTLHDSLFTTMTAEQWTSTLLPKVYGSKNLHDTTLSQPLDFFILLSSLHSFIGNPGQANYAAGCAYQVALAKYRNHIGLPATAIDVGIVSDVGYVVEKQGAGQKVKVQGFKHISEREIKWGIVSVLN, translated from the exons ATGGTGTTTTCAGACACAAAGCCAATGCCTATCGCCATTGTAGGCTTTGGTTGCCGATTCCCTGGCGACGTCACAAATGGCGACAAGCTATGGGATATGTTGATGGACAGGAGGTCGGCTCGTACAGAAGTTCCTGGGGATCGCTTCAACATTCAGGCGTTCTACAATCCCGACGGCGATCGTTATGGAACC TGCAACAACCGCGGAGGCCATTATCTTACGGAAGATGTCTCCCTCTTCGACGCGCCCTTTTTCTCCATCTCGCCGGCCGAGGCCATGGCTATGGATCCCATGCAGCGATTACTGCTTGAGGTGACCTACGAGGCACTAGAAAACTCGGGAGCGCCGCTTTCCAGAGTATCAGGGTCCAAAACATCATGTTATATCGGATGTTTCACAAAGGACTACGAGGAGATGCAACGGCGAGATGTGGAGCTGGCTCCCAAATATCAGTCTACAGGGGCATCACAAACAATGCTTTCCAACCGCCTGAGCCACTTCTTCAACTTGAAGGGCCCTAGTATAAGCATAGACACAGCCTGTAGTAGTGGACTTGTTGCTGTGCATCTTGCATGCCAGAGTCTACGATCAGGAGAAAGTACCATGGCAATCGCTGGGGGTAGTAACCTCATCTTGAGCCCGGACATACAAGCAGAAATGAGCGACATGCACTTTCTGGGTCCAGACTCAATTTCATACGCATTTGACGACCGAGCTAATGGCTATGCACGAGGCGAAGGTATCGGTGTAATCATACTGAAGCCGCTCGACCTAGCATTGCGCGACAACGATCCCATCCGAGCCATTATACGTGGCACAGCTGCCAGCTCCGACGGTCGAACGCCGGGAATCACCATGCCTTCAAAGGACGCTCAAATCAACCTCATTCGCTCAGCTTATCATGCAGCGGGCGTCGACGTAAGCGAAACGGGATATTTCGAGGCACACGGGACGGGAACGGCTGCAGGCGACCCCATAGAAAGTGGCGCAATTGGCGATGTCTTTGCAGCAAGCCGCCCGTGTCGCAAGGCTGCAGCAACCGAGGAAGCCATACCCCTTCCCATTGGTTCCATAAAAACGAATATTGGTCATTTGGAAGGGGCGAGCGGTATAGCTGGCATCATGAAAGCCATGCTTAGCGTCGAGAAAGGCATCATTGCGCCAAACCTCTGGTTTCAACGGGGCAACCCAGCCATTGATTTTGAAGCATGGCGGATTGAGGTTCCCACGGAGCCAAAGGAGTGGCCATTGGACGGTCTGCGCCGCGCCAGTGTCAACTCGTTTGGCTATGGAGGAACCAATGCCCACATCATTCTTGATGATGCACATCATTTTCTTCAACTTTACCATCGTCAAGTTAGTCACAGCAGGAACGACTCAGGATTCGTCAGCCCTGTCAACGACTCATGTCCAGTTGCTACTCCAAGACCACGACTCTTCCTACAGTCTGCCAATGATGAGCGGAGTGTGCGACAGATGGCTCAAGCGCTTATCAACCATCTTCAGGTACGAGAGGTGTTCAACGAAGACCAGTTTCTAGACGACCTTGCGTACACGCTCTGTGAGCGTCGCACTCGCTTCTCTTATACCGCTGCCGTCGTCGCAACACACAAGTCTGATCTCGAGACGAAGTTGCAACACGTGCGCCCGGTTTCCAGTAGCACCACCAAATCACCCCGAATAGCCTTTATATTCACAGGCCAAGGGGCGCAGTGGTGGGGCATGGGCAGGGAGCTACTACATTACCCAGCCTTCAGACTGAGCTTGCAGAGATGCAGCACTGTCGTCGCAAGCCTGGGGGCAGATTGGTCACTGATGGAAGAGCTACTCAAAGGCAAAGATACCTCAAGAGTCAATGAGGCAACTTACAGTCAGCCACTATGTACCGCTCTCCAGATTGCACTTGTTGACTTACTTGCGACGTGGAATATCGAACCACAAAGCGTCGTTGGTCATTCCAGTGGTGAGATTGCCGCTGCATACGCTACTGGTGCGTTGAATATTGAGTCTGCCATGACTATCGCCTTCTTCCGTGGCTCCTTGTCGCCAAAGGTCAAAGGCATGGGCTACAAGGGATGCATGATGGCGGTCGGCTTGTCCGAAGACGAGGCCAACAACGAGATTGATAGTCTAGGCGACAGCCTTGGCAAAGTAGTCGTGGCATGTGTCAATAGTCCACGAGGTGTTACAATCTCCGGCGACGTCGATGCCATCAACAACTTGCAGAAAGCCTTGGACGCGAAAGGCATCTTCGCTCGGGCGCTGCAAGTAGACACGGCGTATCACTCTCATCACATGCAAGTCATCGCGGAAGAGTATCTTTCTCGGCTTCAGGAGGCGCAGGTCACAGTACAAAATACTGATGGACGCGTGACCATGTTCTCATCTGTCACTGAAAACATCGTCGACCAGACCAGCCTTGGCGCCGAGTACTGGGTATCCAATCTTGTAGGAAGTGTCCGCTTTGCTGGAGCGCTCGAGAAGCTATGCACATCGAACCCCAGTGAAGGTACGCCCAGTGCCGACATTCTGCTTGAAGTAGGACCGCATGCCCTCTTCAAGCTTCCAGTCAAAGAGACTCTGGAGAATATGGCTGGTAACAAGTCACATATCCAGTATTTCTCCACACTCATTCGAAACAAGCCCGCGAACGTCACAGCGCTAGATGCAGCAGGGTCACTATTTTCCTACGGACACCCAGTCGATCTACATGCAATCAACTTTCCCAGCGAACCCAAACAGCCGCTCTCCGTCTTGACCAATCTACCGCAATACACCTGGAACCATACTCGCAGCTACTGGTGCGAGTCACGGTTAAGTCGTGACTACCGGTTTCGTCAGTTCGCTCGCACCGACATATTGGGTGCACCTGCCATTGATTGGAACCCCATGGAACCCAGGTTCCGGAATTTCATGCGGTTGCGCGAACAGCCGTGGCTCAGCGACCACATGGTTCAGGGTGACATACTTTTCCCAGCTTGTGGGTTTCTTTGCATGGCTATTGAGGCTTGTCGGCAGATGTCCGTTATCTCGCCATCGACTTTTTTGCCTGCAGGTGCCACTGCCGTTGGGGAGTACCGGCTTCGGGAGGTTAATATTTCACGAGCACTCGTTGTACCGGATTCGGACGAAGGCGTGGAGACATCCTTTTCCATGCGATGTCGTTCAAACACCAGCCGTTCAAGCTCGGATGCGTGGCATGAGTTCACCATTTATTCTTACACAACTGAAGGAGGTTGGGTGGAGAACTGCAACGGCCTTCTTTCAGTAACAGATCAAACCGCTACAGACGACCAGCTTGTCGGGGAATGCCTCAGGAAATGGACATCGGCACATTCTGCCAGCGTAAGAAAGTTGGAGACAGACAAGTTCTACAGTACCGCCGATTCCATAGGTCTATCTTATGGGCCCATGTTCCAGGGCCTTCAGAACATCAGCATCGATCCCAAATATCCCAACCAGGCCACGGGCGTTATTGAAGTCACAGACACAAAGTCTGTGAATCCCAAACAATTCGAACATGATCGATTATTACATCCAGCTACCTTGGATACCTTTTTGCAATTAGGGTTGGCCGCGCTGGGAGGTGCCGATCTTGTCCAACTCAAGGGCGCCATGGTACCGACTTTCATAGAGGAAATATCGGTATCAGCAGACATCTCAGCACAAATCGGCGATCGTCTGAATGTGCTAGTCAAGGCTGAGCGATTCGGTACAAGAGAGGCCACTGGCGATATCTTCGCGATAGACCCGATCACGTCGAAACCAGTTGTACTCATGGATGGCTTCAAATTTGTGGCTATCAACACTATCAATGAGTCTAGCAAAACCCAGGTATCGCCGAAGCATTGCTACAAACCAGTGTGGGAACCGGATGTTGAGCTCATTGATCGTGAACACCTCAACCGGGAACTCCAAGCAGCGCCGCGACCAGACGACCGACCAAAGACTGTGAGAGAATTGGAGCTACTTTCATATTACTTCATCGACAAAGCTCTACAGCAGGTgacagaagaagaagcggCTGGTATGCTACCACATCATCAGAAGTTCTACCAAAACTTGTGCGAGCTACGGGAAGCTGTGTTGAATAAGTCGCATCCTCAACAAACCGAAGAGTGGCAGCAGCTTCATACGCCAGAAGTTGCATCGAAGCTTGAAGCTTTGGTGGAACACTACCGCAACCATCAGACAGCTTATGATGGTAAGCTACTTGTACGAGTGGGTGAAGCCCTCCCAGCCGTGTTTAGACAAGAGGTAGAGCCTCTAGCATTGATGACACACGAGAACCTGCTCGAGGACTACTATACCACTGCCGTAGGTATGCCCAACACGTATGCACAAATCTCTCGCTACACATCCCTGCTTTCCCACAAGTACCCCAATCTCGACTATCTTGAGATCGGCGCCGGTACTGGCGGAGCAACGGTTCCAACACTCAGGGGTCTAAGTGGGCGTGAAGAATCGCAAGCCTACCCCCGCTTAGGCTCCTACACCTATACAGACATCTCGTCCTACTTCTTCCAGCGCGCTGCCGAGAAGTTTGAAGAGTTTTCCCAATTCATGAAGTTTAAGAAACTGGATGTTGAGCATGATCCTGAAACCCAAGACTTCAAGCCTGCATCGTACGATGTTATCGTCGCAGCTAATGTACTTCACGCTACCTCGGACATGCACCGCACCATGACACATGCTCGAAAGCTTCTCCGACCAGGTGGAAGACTCATCCTCTTGGAGATGACAAACCGTCTTCTTGCCGCGTCAGTCATCTTCGGTACCCTTCCGGGTTGGTGGAACGCATCCGAAGAATGGCGCACAGGTGGTCCTCTGCTCACCGAATCCCAGTGGGAGAATCTGCTCCACTCCACGGGCTTCAGCAGTCTTCAAGCTAGTAGTCCAGACGTGCTTGATCCGCTTGAAGAAGGTACCAGACTCATGATTGCTACTGCCGTTGAAGCAAAACCTGTTGTATCGAATGGTTTGATCACGCCACCCGAACGTCCTCGCTTCATCATCTTATGCCCCGACTCACGCATCAGGATGACAAGATTGGATATGCCATTGGCCCTCAAGTCGAGACTGGAGAGGGCTGGTCTCCAAACACAGCTCATGTCACTCTCAAAGATCGACAGCCAAAACCTCGATCGGACGGTTTGCATCAGCTTCGTCGAGCTTGAAGAGTCTCTTCTCGCTAATCCTACCTCGAGCGACATGAAGAGGCTTCAGAAGATCGCGGAGACATCATCGGGTCTGGTTTGGGTTACCCGCGGCGCTGCATCCTCGGATGTTGATTGTCCTGAGCTTGCCGTCTTCCAAGGTCTAGCGCGAACTCTCCGCGCTGAGAACGAAGGCTTCTCTTGCGTCACTGTTGACCTGGATGCCAAGGAGAGACTACCTGCACATAAAGTTGCCGAGTTACTCTTCAACATGCACGAAAAGCAACTCGTGCCCGGTCAGCGCTTTGGCCTCGCAGATAGCGAGTTCGTCGAGCAAGGCGGTGTACTTCACATCAAGCGCGCCCTGCCAGCCGAGAAGCTGAACCAATTCCTGGTCGCTCGTACTGATGCCGGAAAGCTGCAACCGCAATTGGAGACTGTGTTGCAAGAAGGTCGGCCGCTGAAACTCAGTTCATCCAATACTAGTGCGACAGGCCCGTTTGTTTTTGATCAAGATATCGATTTTTCCCGGCCGTTGCAAGCAAATTTTGTCGAGATCGAAGTTCACGCTACCAGTCTCAATGCTCAGGATGTTGGGATCCTGAATGGCGGACACTCGACCGGCAAGCTCGCTCAAGGATGTACAGGTATTATCACGAAGACTGGAAGACATGTTGACAACCTTGCAGTAGGTGGTCGTGTCGTAGCGTGGTGTCCAGACTCTTTCGCCACACATGTCCGCCTGCCAGCAACATTCGCTCACAAGATTCCCGAGCATGTCACATTTGAAGTCGCAGCCACGTTACCAGTGGCTCATGCTACGGCGCAATATGCCCTCAGCTATGTTGCACACTTGGAGACAAGTGAAACTGTCTTCATACATGAGGCTGCCGATGCTGTAGGCCAAGCTGGAATCCAGATTGCCCTGAACAAGGGCGCCAAGATCTTCGCGACGGTGCGATCAGAAGAGGAGAAGACATTTCTCACAGAGATATATGGTATCGAAAGTACCTGTATATTTTCCAGTTATGACCTCAAGTTTGTTGTAGGTCTTCGGAGAGCAACAAGGGGTCGTGGCGTCGACGTGGTCTTGAACACCATGACTGGTGAGGCACTACAGGCGACATTCAGCTGCGTTGCGCCATTTGGCAGACTGGTTGATCTCCACACAAAGAGGACAGACCGATTGGAGATGGCACCTTTCGAGCGCAGTGTCTCTTTCATGTCTGTAGATATTGGGCTTCTTTACAGCAGGAAGCCCAAGGTCGCTGCGGAGGTATTCCAGGAAGCAATGGATGTTGCGGTGACGGGAGAGATGATTCAACGTCAGACAGTAAAGGCTATGCCTTGGTCTAGTTTGAAAGAAGCTATACACATGGTTCAGGACGGAAGCCAGGTAGTCATGGTTCCCAGGGCAGATGATAAAGTTCTG GTCGTCCAAAAGCCACCCCCAAGCATCTCCCTCGACCCATCCGCCTCCTATCTTCTCGCCGGCGGTCTCGGCGGCCTCGGACGAAGCATAGCCCAATGGCTCGTCCAACACGGCGCAAAGAACCTAATCTTCCTCTCCCGCTCGGGCGCCGCCTCGCCCTCGGCCCAAACCTTCATCTCCACCCTGCACACGTCGCATATCCGCACCGCCATCCTCGCATGCGACATATCCGACCACCTCTCGCTATCCGACCAACTCACCACCACCTTGAAAACTTTCCCGCCCATCAAAGGCATCATCCAAGCCGCCATGACACTCCACGACTCTCTCTTCACCACCATGACAGCCGAGCAATGGACCTCGACCCTCCTCCCCAAAGTCTACGGCTCAAAAAACCTCCACGACACCACGCTTTCCCAACCCCTCGACTTCTTCATCTTGTTATCCTCGCTCCACTCCTTCATCGGTAACCCCGGTCAGGCAAACTACGCCGCGGGCTGCGCGTACCAAGTCGCCCTAGCCAAATACCGGAACCACATCGGCCTGCCCGCGACAGCCATCGACGTCGGCATCGTCAGCGACGTGGGCTACGTAGTCGAGAAGCAAGGTGCGGGCCAGAAAGTCAAAGTGCAAGGATTCAAACATATCAGCGAGCGGGAGAT AAAATGGGGTATCGTCTCTGTTCTAAACTAA